A portion of the Clostridiales bacterium genome contains these proteins:
- a CDS encoding HD domain-containing phosphohydrolase has product MGIKEKSIMNSDKFNSLISLIENINMNKPFKDILDYIYDSFSAYIPYTYIGIALIEDDGETIKASFGASGKNHKNLPKRLLGYKTNIYDTSLIKIVQTGKERIINDLEDYTKGKSIKEYNKILLEEGIRSSITFPLKNNKKVIGIIFFSSNRKNIYKKEHIDFLKIIANSIALGLEKTIFIDDMIIGSVQALAKLAEQRDRNTGEHLKRISVYSRLLAKLLSKNKKYSDIINIDYIDNIERFSTLHDIGKVGIRDDILLKAGRLTPEEFSIMQAHTIYGSWVLKTAEKKVQKNGRSIFSMGIEIAEGHHEKWDGSGYPYGKAGEDIPLSARIVAVADVFDALTSKRSYKDAFSYEYSRNIIISESGKSFDPDIAGLFIEYDDEIRKVYERFKSQII; this is encoded by the coding sequence ATGGGCATAAAAGAAAAATCGATCATGAATTCGGACAAGTTTAACAGCTTGATATCGTTGATAGAAAATATAAACATGAATAAACCTTTTAAAGATATTTTGGATTACATATATGATTCTTTCTCGGCATATATTCCATATACATATATAGGCATTGCGCTAATTGAAGATGATGGGGAAACTATAAAAGCTTCTTTTGGTGCATCAGGAAAAAATCATAAAAACTTACCGAAGAGGCTCTTGGGATATAAAACAAATATTTATGATACCAGTCTTATAAAAATTGTGCAAACGGGCAAAGAGAGGATTATAAATGATCTTGAAGACTATACTAAGGGCAAATCCATTAAAGAATATAATAAAATACTTCTTGAGGAAGGCATAAGATCATCGATTACCTTTCCGCTCAAAAACAATAAAAAAGTAATAGGAATTATTTTTTTCTCGAGCAATCGTAAAAATATATATAAAAAGGAACATATTGATTTTTTGAAAATCATCGCCAACAGCATAGCTCTCGGACTTGAAAAAACTATATTCATAGATGATATGATAATAGGTTCCGTGCAGGCACTTGCAAAACTGGCTGAACAAAGGGACCGTAATACAGGAGAGCACTTAAAGAGAATATCCGTATACTCGAGGTTGCTGGCAAAACTTCTATCAAAGAATAAAAAATACAGCGATATAATAAATATCGACTATATCGACAATATCGAAAGATTTAGCACTCTTCACGATATAGGCAAGGTAGGAATAAGGGATGATATACTTTTAAAGGCCGGAAGGCTTACACCTGAAGAGTTTTCTATAATGCAGGCTCACACCATATATGGTTCATGGGTGCTAAAAACCGCGGAGAAAAAAGTACAGAAGAATGGAAGAAGCATATTCAGCATGGGTATAGAAATTGCGGAAGGCCACCATGAAAAATGGGATGGAAGCGGATACCCATATGGAAAGGCAGGAGAGGATATACCTCTGAGTGCGAGGATTGTCGCGGTGGCCGATGTCTTTGATGCACTTACCAGCAAGAGATCATACAAGGATGCATTCTCTTATGAATATTCCAGAAATATAATTATCAGTGAATCAGGAAAAAGTTTTGATCCGGATATAGCAGGATTATTTATAGAATACGATGATGAGATCAGGAAGGTATATGAAAGGTTTAAAAGTCAAATAATTTGA
- a CDS encoding amino acid ABC transporter substrate-binding protein: MKRTEKVLFTIVLLAAVLFTGCSLKGRKSISDKETKSAQGANTLNGIKEKGKFIVGLDDSFPPMGFRDGNGDIVGFDIDLAKEAAKRLGVKVEFKPVDWDGVVLSLKNKDIDVIWNGLTITDERKKEIDFSRVYLKNRQIIVVKNGSSIKSKGDLKGKVVGLQMGSSSENALKNDAVTMNSLKKIRKFSNNTEALMDLANGRIDAVVVDEVVGRYYISKKPGVYSVLEDNLGEESYGVGIRKEDKDFREALDKALDDMKDDGTAKKISEKWFGKDIVVK; this comes from the coding sequence ATGAAGAGGACAGAGAAAGTTTTATTTACGATAGTATTGCTGGCAGCAGTATTATTTACAGGATGCAGTTTAAAAGGGCGAAAAAGTATTAGCGATAAGGAGACTAAAAGTGCACAGGGTGCAAATACTTTAAACGGCATAAAAGAAAAGGGAAAATTCATAGTAGGGCTTGATGACAGTTTTCCGCCTATGGGATTCAGAGACGGGAATGGGGATATTGTCGGATTCGATATAGACCTTGCCAAGGAGGCAGCAAAAAGGTTAGGGGTCAAAGTTGAATTTAAACCTGTTGACTGGGACGGTGTGGTGCTTAGCTTAAAAAATAAAGATATAGACGTCATATGGAACGGCCTTACAATCACAGATGAGAGGAAGAAAGAGATTGATTTTTCAAGAGTATATCTGAAAAACAGGCAGATCATCGTAGTAAAAAATGGTTCTTCCATAAAGTCTAAAGGGGATTTAAAGGGAAAAGTCGTCGGACTTCAGATGGGAAGCAGTAGCGAAAATGCGTTGAAGAATGATGCCGTGACCATGAACTCGCTGAAAAAAATAAGAAAGTTTTCAAATAACACGGAAGCTTTGATGGATCTTGCAAATGGAAGAATAGATGCAGTAGTCGTAGATGAAGTTGTAGGCAGGTATTATATTTCCAAGAAGCCGGGCGTATATAGTGTCCTTGAAGATAACCTCGGGGAAGAATCATACGGAGTCGGAATAAGAAAAGAAGATAAAGATTTTAGGGAAGCTCTCGATAAAGCACTTGACGACATGAAAGATGATGGAACCGCGAAAAAAATATCTGAAAAATGGTTCGGTAAAGATATTGTTGTAAAATAG
- a CDS encoding amino acid ABC transporter permease, whose protein sequence is MDYVKDVTIFILKGSITTIELYAVTALFSIPIALIIALVKVSGIKTLKFAADIYTWILRGTPLMLQVFFVYFGLPVLGIRFEPFIAASLAFILNYSAYLSEIIRAGIQSIDKGQYEAARVLGMNYRQTMLIIILPQTIRRIIPPTSNEAINLVKDTALVAAIGMPDLLRAAKEAVTRDFTISPFIIAAVIYLLLTSVIVIIFNKLEKDRSLYE, encoded by the coding sequence TTGGATTATGTTAAGGATGTCACGATATTTATACTAAAAGGTTCAATAACAACTATCGAATTGTATGCAGTTACAGCATTGTTTTCCATTCCCATTGCACTTATAATCGCGCTTGTTAAAGTATCGGGAATAAAAACGCTTAAATTTGCGGCTGATATCTATACATGGATACTTAGAGGGACTCCCCTTATGCTGCAGGTATTTTTTGTATATTTTGGATTACCGGTACTTGGGATAAGGTTTGAACCATTTATAGCGGCATCGCTGGCTTTTATATTGAACTATTCTGCATATCTTTCAGAAATAATAAGAGCAGGCATACAATCGATAGACAAGGGCCAGTATGAAGCCGCAAGGGTTTTAGGGATGAATTACAGGCAGACTATGCTGATTATTATATTGCCTCAGACTATAAGGAGGATAATTCCTCCAACTTCAAATGAAGCCATAAATCTCGTAAAAGATACGGCACTTGTGGCCGCCATCGGCATGCCGGACCTGCTTAGGGCTGCAAAAGAAGCGGTTACAAGGGATTTTACAATTTCACCCTTTATAATAGCAGCAGTTATATACCTGCTTTTAACATCGGTGATTGTCATTATATTTAACAAGCTTGAAAAGGATCGCTCGCTATATGAATAA